Proteins found in one Streptomyces sp. NBC_00190 genomic segment:
- a CDS encoding TetR/AcrR family transcriptional regulator produces the protein MTNDQWGAAVRLLWGPPAKPARGPKRGLTLEGIALAGIGIADAEGLGAASMQRVAGELAVTKMALYRYVPGKAELVALMVESAMPVPAALGTGAGAEPAGGGWRERLEAWARELLGGFRRHPWMLEATVGVRVMGPRELGWMERALAALDGCGLTGAEAMDAVVLLAGHVRGIAEQERAAGAGGGDGAGEGPDAQLAGMLGEVMRTHGAEFPALGAALASAAEHGGRDQALEFGLERILDGLGLLVARRAGGAQG, from the coding sequence ATGACGAACGACCAGTGGGGCGCGGCCGTGCGGTTGTTGTGGGGGCCGCCGGCCAAGCCCGCGCGGGGGCCGAAGCGGGGGCTCACGCTGGAGGGGATCGCTCTGGCGGGCATCGGGATCGCCGACGCGGAGGGGCTGGGCGCGGCCTCGATGCAGCGGGTGGCCGGGGAGTTGGCGGTCACGAAAATGGCGCTGTACCGGTATGTGCCGGGCAAGGCGGAGCTGGTCGCGCTGATGGTGGAGAGCGCGATGCCGGTGCCTGCGGCGCTGGGTACGGGTGCGGGTGCGGAACCCGCGGGCGGGGGGTGGCGGGAGCGGTTGGAGGCGTGGGCGCGGGAGTTGCTCGGGGGGTTCCGGCGGCATCCGTGGATGCTGGAGGCGACGGTCGGGGTGCGGGTGATGGGACCGCGGGAGCTGGGGTGGATGGAGCGGGCGCTCGCGGCGCTGGACGGGTGTGGGCTGACCGGTGCCGAGGCGATGGACGCGGTCGTGTTGCTGGCCGGGCACGTACGGGGGATCGCGGAGCAGGAGCGGGCGGCCGGTGCGGGTGGCGGGGACGGTGCGGGGGAGGGGCCCGATGCGCAGCTCGCGGGGATGCTGGGTGAGGTGATGCGGACGCACGGGGCGGAGTTCCCGGCGCTCGGAGCGGCGTTGGCCTCGGCGGCGGAGCATGGGGGGCGGGACCAGGCGCTGGAGTTCGGGCTGGAGCGGATCCTGGACGGGCTCGGGCTGCTGGTTGCCCGGCGGGCGGGTGGGGCGCAGGGCTGA
- a CDS encoding FAD-dependent monooxygenase: MRQHQPPHQPAADARTVLISGASIAGPALAHWLGRHGFRPTVVELASALRPGGQAVDFRGETHLSVLHRMGILEDLRRIQTGGSPMTFVDDDGKQLLHLPAEFAGGDIEVLRGDLSRVLYEASLPFTEYVFADSVTSLTETATGVDVTFRNSPPRTFDLVVGADGLHSNVRRLAFGPEADHVTHLGHYAATWSLPNHLDLRPGTGTIGYNAPGRLASVGIDHTDPTRARAFFVFASPELTYDRHDPEAQKALLRRSFTGLPWQVDHLLASLTAADDLYFDSISRADVPAWSTGRIALLGDAACGATIGGMGTGTGIVAAYVLAGELSRSPEDHRAAFTRYESLLRAYSQGCQKSGDRTGPFLAPSSKLGLRLRNGMLSRRRILDRMLKAGADVTTLPLPAYATTREGAGTTPTPR, from the coding sequence ATGCGCCAGCACCAGCCCCCGCACCAGCCCGCAGCCGACGCCCGCACCGTCCTCATCTCCGGCGCGAGCATCGCCGGCCCCGCCCTCGCCCACTGGCTCGGCCGCCACGGCTTCCGCCCCACCGTCGTTGAACTCGCCTCCGCCCTCCGCCCCGGCGGCCAGGCCGTCGACTTCCGCGGCGAGACCCATCTCTCCGTCCTCCACCGCATGGGCATCCTCGAAGACCTCCGCCGCATCCAGACCGGTGGCTCCCCCATGACCTTCGTCGACGACGACGGCAAGCAGCTCCTCCACCTCCCCGCCGAGTTCGCGGGCGGCGACATCGAAGTCCTGCGCGGAGACCTCTCCCGCGTCCTCTACGAGGCCTCGCTCCCCTTCACCGAGTACGTCTTCGCAGACTCCGTCACCTCCCTCACCGAGACCGCGACCGGCGTGGACGTCACCTTCCGCAACTCCCCGCCCCGCACCTTCGACCTCGTCGTCGGCGCCGACGGCCTCCACTCCAACGTCCGCCGCCTCGCCTTCGGCCCGGAGGCCGACCACGTCACCCACCTCGGCCACTACGCCGCAACCTGGAGCCTCCCCAACCACCTGGACCTGCGCCCCGGCACCGGCACCATCGGCTACAACGCCCCCGGCCGCCTGGCGAGCGTCGGCATCGACCACACCGACCCCACCCGGGCCCGCGCCTTCTTCGTCTTCGCCTCTCCTGAGCTCACCTACGACCGCCACGACCCCGAAGCCCAGAAGGCTCTCCTCCGCCGGAGCTTCACGGGCCTCCCCTGGCAGGTGGACCACCTCCTCGCCTCCCTCACCGCCGCCGACGACCTCTACTTCGACTCGATCAGCCGCGCCGACGTCCCCGCCTGGTCCACCGGCCGGATCGCCCTCCTCGGCGACGCCGCCTGCGGCGCGACCATCGGCGGCATGGGTACCGGCACCGGAATCGTGGCCGCGTACGTCCTGGCGGGCGAGCTCTCCCGCTCGCCCGAGGACCACCGGGCCGCCTTCACCCGCTACGAATCCCTGCTCCGCGCCTACTCCCAGGGCTGCCAGAAGAGCGGGGACCGTACGGGCCCCTTCCTCGCCCCGTCATCGAAGCTCGGCCTGCGCCTGCGCAACGGCATGCTCAGCCGACGCCGCATCCTCGACCGGATGCTGAAGGCCGGCGCGGACGTCACCACGCTCCCCCTCCCTGCCTACGCGACCACCCGCGAGGGCGCCGGAACCACCCCGACGCCTCGCTGA
- a CDS encoding epoxide hydrolase family protein, which produces MGDLGEGLRGFRLDVAQAELDDLDERLRRVRWPDELPGVGWAYGMPLGEVRELVRYWREEYDWRAAEARLNDWPQFTTVIDGARVHFAHLRSPEPDARPLLMTHGWPGSFVEFQRVAGPLTDPRAHGGDPADAFHLVLPSIPGFGLSGPTTEAGWEFKRVARAFGVLMERLGYEAYGVQGGDWGAAVSRELGRLRPGNVVGVHLNLLPGGGATAEPRPEELAALSPAERERTLASWERYRVWARERQGYADIQATRPQTLAYGLNDSPVGLLAWIGEKFAEWSDARCPIDRDQMLTNVMLYWLTGTAGSAARIYYERAHADYAGQPPEVSGTPTALADFPRDNFIPLRHVAARTDRVVRWTSYDRGGHFPAMEVPELLVADVREFFRQLG; this is translated from the coding sequence ATGGGTGATCTTGGAGAAGGGCTGCGCGGGTTTCGGCTCGATGTGGCGCAGGCGGAGCTGGACGACCTCGACGAGCGGCTTCGTCGGGTGCGGTGGCCCGATGAGCTGCCCGGGGTGGGGTGGGCGTACGGGATGCCGCTCGGTGAAGTACGGGAGCTCGTACGGTATTGGCGCGAGGAGTACGACTGGCGTGCGGCCGAGGCACGGTTGAACGACTGGCCGCAGTTCACCACGGTCATCGACGGGGCCCGGGTGCACTTCGCGCATCTGCGTTCCCCCGAGCCGGATGCCAGGCCGCTGCTGATGACCCACGGCTGGCCGGGGTCCTTCGTGGAGTTCCAGCGGGTCGCGGGCCCGCTCACCGATCCGCGGGCGCACGGCGGTGACCCGGCCGACGCCTTCCACCTGGTGCTGCCGAGCATCCCCGGGTTCGGGCTGTCCGGGCCGACGACCGAGGCGGGCTGGGAGTTCAAGCGGGTCGCTCGGGCCTTCGGGGTGCTGATGGAGCGGCTCGGGTACGAGGCGTACGGGGTCCAGGGCGGCGACTGGGGGGCCGCCGTTTCGAGGGAGCTGGGGCGGTTGCGGCCCGGCAACGTGGTCGGGGTGCACCTGAACCTGCTGCCGGGGGGCGGGGCCACCGCCGAGCCGCGGCCCGAGGAGCTGGCCGCGCTGAGTCCCGCCGAGCGGGAGCGGACGCTGGCCTCCTGGGAGCGGTACCGGGTGTGGGCGCGCGAGCGGCAGGGGTACGCCGACATCCAGGCGACGCGGCCGCAGACCCTCGCGTACGGACTCAACGACTCGCCCGTCGGGCTGCTGGCCTGGATCGGCGAGAAGTTCGCCGAGTGGAGCGATGCCAGGTGTCCGATCGACCGGGACCAGATGCTCACCAATGTGATGCTCTACTGGCTGACCGGGACGGCCGGTTCCGCCGCGCGGATCTACTACGAGCGGGCGCACGCGGACTACGCAGGGCAGCCGCCGGAGGTGTCGGGGACGCCGACGGCCCTCGCCGACTTCCCACGGGACAACTTCATCCCACTGCGGCACGTGGCCGCGCGTACCGATCGGGTCGTGCGCTGGACCTCGTACGACCGGGGCGGGCACTTCCCCGCCATGGAGGTGCCGGAACTGCTGGTGGCGGACGTACGGGAGTTCTTCCGGCAGCTCGGATGA
- a CDS encoding ScbR family autoregulator-binding transcription factor, with the protein MARVRQERAEITRQAILDGAAIAFDHSGFGGTSLSDVVKHAGVTKGALYFHFPSKEALARTLMDEQFQVSEGVPAIENPGLQTVIDLTHQMAFGLRTDVRIRAGIRLVIEFGSFTNPDPTPYNTWIDTCHGCLTPAQERGDIVPSLDVYDLSTFLVGSFTGIQVTSHVRTGREDLHTRVIDLWNLLLPGIVPAHRIPHFDPAGSPECRAGLSLPA; encoded by the coding sequence GTGGCGAGGGTCAGGCAGGAACGGGCCGAGATCACCCGGCAGGCCATCCTGGACGGCGCGGCGATCGCCTTCGACCACTCCGGCTTCGGCGGCACCAGCCTCAGCGACGTGGTCAAGCACGCCGGAGTCACCAAGGGCGCCCTGTACTTCCACTTCCCGTCCAAGGAAGCCCTCGCCCGCACCCTGATGGACGAACAGTTCCAGGTCTCCGAGGGCGTGCCCGCCATCGAGAACCCGGGACTCCAGACGGTCATCGACCTGACCCACCAGATGGCGTTCGGGCTGCGCACCGACGTCCGCATCCGCGCCGGCATCCGCCTGGTCATCGAGTTCGGCTCCTTCACCAACCCCGACCCGACCCCGTACAACACCTGGATCGACACCTGCCACGGCTGTCTGACACCGGCCCAGGAACGTGGCGACATAGTTCCGTCGCTCGACGTGTACGACCTCTCGACCTTCCTGGTCGGCTCGTTCACCGGGATCCAGGTCACCTCGCACGTCCGCACCGGCCGCGAGGACCTCCACACACGGGTCATCGACCTGTGGAACCTCCTCCTTCCCGGGATCGTGCCCGCGCACCGGATCCCCCACTTCGACCCGGCGGGTTCGCCCGAGTGCCGGGCCGGACTCTCTCTTCCCGCCTGA
- a CDS encoding carboxymuconolactone decarboxylase family protein — translation MNARMGNPALVVPGAMAALIAVGKTVTDTGISERTLELVHIRASQINGCGVCLDMHHKIAKKHGETDDRIHVIAGWRDTPYFSDAERAALALAEAVTRVADRSNAVPDDVYEEAAKHYDEQQLAALLLSISMVNVWNRINLATHQQAGTPWA, via the coding sequence ATGAACGCACGCATGGGAAACCCGGCCCTCGTCGTCCCCGGCGCCATGGCCGCCCTCATCGCGGTCGGCAAGACCGTCACCGACACCGGCATCAGCGAGCGCACCCTCGAACTCGTCCACATACGGGCCAGCCAGATCAACGGCTGCGGCGTGTGCCTCGACATGCACCACAAGATCGCCAAGAAGCACGGCGAGACCGACGACCGCATCCACGTCATCGCCGGCTGGCGCGACACCCCGTACTTCTCCGACGCCGAACGCGCCGCCCTCGCCCTCGCCGAGGCCGTGACCCGCGTCGCCGACCGCAGCAACGCCGTCCCCGACGACGTCTACGAGGAGGCGGCCAAGCACTACGACGAGCAGCAGCTCGCCGCGCTCCTCCTGTCCATCTCCATGGTCAACGTCTGGAACCGCATCAACCTCGCCACCCACCAGCAGGCGGGCACCCCTTGGGCCTGA